Part of the Microtus ochrogaster isolate Prairie Vole_2 chromosome 19, MicOch1.0, whole genome shotgun sequence genome, CCCTGTAACCCAGAGGGTCAAGATGATTATGGtaatggcatttttcttttccagtatcCATAGTTTCAGTGTTTCTTATGCTTTGGGTATTTgaggccttttgtttgtttttagtttcctATCATGTTTACATAATATTTGGCCCTTTCAGTGGTATTCCAGTGTCCTCTCTTTACTCTGAATTTACTcgtttttctttgaagttctggggCTTTAgtgtgttgttttgagacaagatctcactagctggctttaaacttgaaatcctcctgcctcagcctcctgagtgtaggGATTCCAGGTGAATGCCACTATGCCCCTCCAGGCCTTTTGGTCTTTCTTATTCTTGCTTTCCTACATAGATTTTTTGAAAGccattttaaaaagggggggggggagatttatttattatgtatacagtgttctgcctgcatgtatgcctgcgtgccagaagagggcaccatatcttactacagatggttgtgagccaccatgtggttgctgggaattgaactcaggactccgGAAGAGcgatcagtgctcttaacctctgagccatctctccagcccccaaactggGGCTTTCTTATTGTGATAGTGTGAGGCCAAGGAAGATAGTGCCTGGTTCTGGGCTTGAGggatgaggaagcagaggctgcaCAGCTGAAGATGTGTTTCCTTCAGTCTTTAGGCTTGGTTCTTGTTCACGCTCACAGTCGCTGGATAGCTGACCCTTCGCCTCAGAACAGTACAGCAGAACATTCCAAGGTCTCCTTGGGACTGGATGAGGATGTGTCCAAGAGAATCGAGCCAAGTGTTTCTCTCTGGCAGTTTTATCTCTCCAAGTAAGTTGACTGAAACCCACAGTATTCTGTGCGCTAGCAAGTTGTGCTTTGACGTTTGTTTCTGACCTGACACGTTAATGTGTTTGCATTCATTCAGGATGATCAGCATGGACATTGAACAGGTGATCACCCTAAGTTTAGCTCTCCTGTTGGCTGTCAAGTACATTTTCTTTGAACAAGCGGAGACAGAATCAACTCTCTCATTAAAAAATCCTATCACGTCTCCTGTGGTGAACCCCAAAAGAGCTCAGGACAACTGTTGCAGACGTGAGCCTCTCCTTGTGAGAAAGAACCAGAAGCTTGCATGTGTGGAGGAGGAACCAGGAGCGAACCAGGATAGAAAAGGTACTTTCCTGACCTCTTCATTTCTGTTCCTCCTGTCCGAGCATGGACCCTGAAACTTGAGTTCATTTGAAAGTGATTACCGGGTTTTGAGGTGTCTTTTTGCCTCTCACAGTTGAGGTTATAAAACCATTAGTGGTGGAAACCGAGAGTGCAAGCAGAGCTACATTTGTGCTTGGTGcctctgtagccagacctcctgtGGCCCCAGGGACACAGGAGCCTGAAATTGACCTCCCCAGCGAGCCTCGGCCTACTGAAGAATGCCTGCAGATACTGGAGAGTGCTGAGGTGAGGGGTGTGCACACTTGGCTTTCTCTAGGGGGGGAGGTTGTTCTTATGTCAAAGGACGGAAAACCCAGGACTACTAGACGGAGCCCATCCTGGTGCTGCTCTCTTCagaggggaggggggcagaaagGTCGATCCCTACGGTGTTGTCATCTGAGCAACTCTGCAATGTGGGCTTTCAGCTTCTTTGGCTTTGTCGTGTGAGCTGCAGTTCTTGACTCTGCTGTCATCTCCCTCCCATTTCCCATCTCTTCAGAAAGGTGCAAAGTTCCTTAGTGATGCAGAGATCATCCAGCTGGTCAATGCCAAGCACATTCCGGCCTACAAATTGGAAACTCTAATGGAAACTCATGAACGTGGTGTGTCTATTCGCCGACAGCTCCTATCCACAAAGCTTCCAGAGCCTTCTTCTCTGCAGTACCTGCCTTACAGAGATTATAATTACTCCCTGGTATGTTATTTGATTGATTAAGGAGGGCTTGCTTTGTAACTTGACTTTACACTATTAATTGTTTTCcatgtttttgttgtcattgctgGGAGAgtttataaagattttgtttttcgagagagtttctctgtggagctctggctgttttggaacctccccctgtagaccaggctggcctcaaactcggagatctgcctgtctctgtctcttgtacgctgggattaaaggtgtgcaccaccacgcccaaccagtttaaatatttttaaagaggaaatttagGGGTTGGCCCTAGTGATAGAATGTCTGCCTAACATTGGTggggccctaggtttgatccccagcatcatAACGCCataaagaatacattaaaaatattgtttgaatattttatagGATTAAGTGAAGAATTGTGATGGGGATGAGATGAGCTGTTATCCATTACAATGTAGTTCTTCATGTGCTGCCCACCTGTGTTTCTTAGGTGATGGGAGCTTGCTGTGAGAATGTAATTGGCTATATGCCCATCCCTGTCGGAGTGGCAGGGCCTCTCTGCCTGGATGGGAAAGAGTACCAGGTTCCAATGGCAACAACAGAAGGCTGTCTTGTGGCCAGCACCAACAGAGGCTGCAGAGCAATAGGTGTAAGTTGGAATTTGTTTACTTTAAGGTATAAGGCAATCTGGGCAGGGTAAGGAAGCCAAGACAGGTTTGGGGACAGTCAAGGGCTTTGAAAGAGGCTGAAGTGTTTCCTGGTTTAATATGTTCCCATAATCCTCTGCTTAGCTTGGTGGAGGTGCCAGCAGCCGGGTCCTTGCAGATGGGATGACCCGAGGCCCAGTGGTGCGTCTTCCTCGTGCTTGTGACTCTGCAGAAGTGAAGGCCTGGCTCGAGACACCTGAAGGGTTCGCAGTGGTAAAGGAGGCCTTCGATAGCACCAGCAGGTGTGTGGGGCTCTCATGGAGATGATATACAATATAATAGAATGATAGCTAAAGCTAGCTGTCGATGTGTGCCTGCTTGTGGTAACGTAGCCCTGTCCTGTATCCATTCCTCTAGGAATGATTATTCTTGCTTAGGGTGAGGATTGATTCAGATGAATTAATTACCCCATAGGAATAAATTGGTTTTTTAAAgcttggtgagatggctcagcaagaaaAAACACTGTGTGAATCTggtgacccaagttcagttccttaTTCCCACTCACAATTAAAAGATAGGCGCTAATATGCATGATTAGACTGTTATTCTGCCCTAGAGAAGGAGTTTCTAGGCAGAATGGGAGTGTTAGTATAGTTATAGGTTTGCTCTGAGCGAAGACCATTAAAACCATACAGAAGCATAGCAGTAGATGCCAGCGCTTGCAGAGTCCAAGCCAATGTATTTGCTCTTATTTGGACTTAAAAGTTTTAAGAAGCTAGTCCACCTTTTAGTCAGTGACAGAGAACAAGACTCAGCTGATtagccttcatttctttaaagaaaaattgttcCATACTGAagtagatttaaaataaaatttctggcaGGcaatggtaacacatgcctttaatcccagcattcaggaggcagacattggtggttctgagttcaaagccagcctgatctactgagcaagttccaggatagtcaaagaaacttgtcttaaaaaaccgaaaaataagaaagaaagaaagaaagaaagaaagaaagaaagaaagaaagaaagagaggcagggaggaagggagggagggagggaggaaggaaggaagaaatttctCACCTTGGCTTAGAATAAAAACCTTGTGTTTGCAGATTTGCGCGTCTAGAGAAACTTCATGTGTCTATGGCAGGACGCAACCTGTATATCCGCTTCCAGTCCAAGACAGGGGATGCCATGGGGATGAACATGATTTCCAAGGTAAGCATGGAGCCACTGTATCTGGAAGGGTTCAGGATGGACACATCCGGAGCTGCCTGTGTGGCCTTGATCTCATGGTGATTCTTgtgcctctgctttcctgagtcctgggattactcTGGTTTATACCCAgccatatttttttattgatgcACCATGTccatatataacatacataaaaGAGTTCATTTATTTCACATGTTTATTAAAAGCTTAATATTGCTTGATATAGCTTGGTTTGATAgtgctttctattttaaaaaaaatgtatatgaacattttgcctgcatttatgtctgtaccccacttgtgtgcctggtgttcacagaggccGGAACAGAACGTCAGAtccctctggaattggagtttcaTACAGTTGGGAGCCTCCAGGGGGTGTTGGGACTTGGACctaggtcctcaggaagaacagctgGGATCCTAAACTGCCCAGTTGTCTGCCTAGTCACACTGTTTTAGATTCGACACTATTGTAAATGTACTCACAAGTGTTGGGAGGGATCTGTTGTTAGCACTTGAGAATTTTTTCCAATGATTCACCTCCCCAATGAAGAGTGGGACCAGGGTTTTTAGCTCAGCGCAGGTTAGTGTGTGGGACTCCAGGTCACTTCTGAGCATGCCCCAGCCATTCCAAAGAGCTTTGTTCTCAAATCTTGCAACTGACATTTTCtagagacttttttgtttttttgttttccttttcctttttattattattattatttattttattttgctttttggtggcagggtttcactatagccttggctggcctggagcacaTTATGTGGGCCAGGGTGACCAGCAACTCATGATCAGTTTTCGTGTGTCTAACTCTAGTTGCTGGGATTATAACCATGATTAGCATGCTCAGAAACACTTTAAGATATATAACATATCTGGTTTATTTGTATAATCCATTCATTTATGTGTGGTGTACACTTTATTTTGTTGATAACAGATTTTGTTTATAAAGATTattcagaaagaggaaaataataaatgtctaagtttttttaaattctcaataaatagtATGGTGGTTCCTCAACAGCTTGCAAGTAGAATTGCTGTGTCACCTCCCAGTTCTGTTGGACAGTCTCAAAAAGTTGTTAGTACACTCGTGGTCACAATATCATTTGCTATACTAGGCATTGGGCAGAGTGGCCTAAGCATTCATTGGGTAGGTGCATGAGGAAGAGATGTGTTCGTGTAGACACTATTCTAAGTGAAATTGCCAGTTAGAAAATACAGTTGCACTTAACTGAGCTGACCAGAGTCATCAGGGTCGTGGCCACCAGTAGGTGTTGGGCTGGCAGGGCTGCGGAGCATTAGCTTATCAGATAGAAGTTGGGACATTAGCTCCATGGTAACTTGGATGTACTGAATGACTGCATCGCAATAGTCACGGTGGTCAGAATGGTGACTCCATCACATACTTTGATTTGCTTCTTCCTAGGGCACGGAGAAAGCACTTTTGAAGCTTCAGGAGTTCTTTCCTGAGATGCAGATCCTGGCAGTTAGTGGTAACTATTGCACTGACAAGAAACCTGCTGCCATAAACTGGATcgaagggagaggaaagacagTTGTGTGTGAAGCTGTCATTCCCGCCAAGGTGGTGAGAGAAGTAAGTGATGATGAATGTTGTCCTACTCTGATGTAGTAGTCATTAATTGGGGTGAGACCAGCcagtcccagctccagggagacagaggcagaggatcccTGCAAGTCTGAGGAAGTTCTGGGCCAGCATGActgaaagacaattttaaaaataataaatattaaaagagtaCTAATACCTTTAGTAAGATTACATTTGTagggtttttctttctgttaaaatggtttttatttttcatgcccATTTGCATGTGGCACTCCTGGGACAGCTAAATAGGGCCACATCTACACCCTTGCTTCCTAGAAGTACAGAGAAATAGATTTTTGTCTTGCTTGATTCTCCTGGAGGAATATGTAAAATGTGCACACTGCGGTCTAGGTATTAAAGACGACGACGGAAGCTATGATTGACGTCAATGTTAACAAGAATCTCGTGGGGTCTGCCATGGCTGGGAGCATAGGAGGCTACAACGCCCATGCAGCCAACATCGTCACTGCCATCTACATTGCGTGTGGCCAGGTGAGCCCGCCAGTTCCCACCTCACCCTCTGCTCTGTGGTTCTCGGTGGAAGAGCTATACTgcattttccctcttcccttccaggaTGCAGCGCAGAATGTGGGCAGTTCAAACTGTATTACTTTAATGGAAGCAAGTGGTCCCACGAATGAAGACTTGTATATCAGCTGCACCATGCCGTCTATAGAGATAGGAACCGTGGGTGGTGGGACCAACCTCCTACCTCAGCAAGCCTGCCTGCAGGTATGGGTCTGGCACACAACATAGTGGCCTCAGGCCTAGCTCGACTCCCACTTGTTCTGCTTtgttctgctgcttactgactaAAACAAACTTGGGAAAGAGGATTCCTTTCCACTTAAACATCTAGGTAGAGGGagttaaggcaggaacctggagacagttGAGACCGTGGCAGAGTGCTGCTGGCTGGCTTGTTCCTAGCCTCTCATTcagctacagtttttttttttttatgtggagTGGGTTCTTCATCAATTAGCAGTCAAGAAAATACCCTGTGGACATGCACACAGGCCACTGCTGAAGGCCGCTTAAcacttgaggttccctcttcctagatgcATCAAGTTGATACCCAAGTTTGACCCTCCCACCAGGGATAATGCGTGTCTGTCTGACAGCACATCACTCTCCTCTGTATTCTTGCTGCTCTTTTCCGCCCTTGCTTTCTACCAGTCTAGCCTAGTGTGTCCAAATATGTATAAGGGTTctagatgtatgtgtgtatgtatgtctatatgtgcatacatatgtgtgtatgtacatagcacaaatatatatacatatatgcacatacatacatgtacgtGGTTTGGGTGCATGTGTCTCATCATGAGATTAATTAAGCAAGTAAGTGCATAGTGCCAGTCTGTGTCAATCCCAGCTGTCTGGCCTGACCTGGCTACCACTTCTGATGGAGTCTAGTTGGTCTGATGCCTTGTAGTAATCTTCTTTATTGGTCTCTGATTACAGATGCTAGGTGTTCAAGGAGCATGCAAAGACAATCCTGGAGAAAATGCACGGCAGCTTGCCCGAATTGTGTGTGGGACTGTAATGGCTGGGGAGTTGTCCTTGATGGCAGCATTGGCAGCAGGACATCTTGTCAGAAGTCACATGGTTCACAACAGGTAAGACTTTTAGACATAAGAAATTTTCCCAATTAAAGTTCCACAGTCTGGTCTGGGAAATACCACTAAAATGTTTGGGCAATTTGAGTCCAAGCCCTGGAACCTAAATTTGTCAAACAGTGCAACCAGGTATGAGCTTAGAGTGCAAACTGTGGGCGGGGGAGAGGCATGTCCTGTGGGCTCACTGCACATGGGCGAGTTCCAGGCCTTGTCTCAAAGGATGGGTGGCGCCAGAGGGGTGACATCTAGTGTTGTCTTCTGCCCCGCCCCTGCCCCCCACATGCACCACCAACCCCCAAGTTTTCATTACTGACGTTTTCTGTTTTACTACTTTGTCTTTTTCTGACTTAGATCGAAGATAAATTTACAAGATCTGCAAGGAACATGCACCAAGAAGGCAGCCTGAGCAGCCTGACAGTGTGGAACTGAAGCACGGGCATTGGGTTCTCAAGGACTAACATGAAATCTGTGAATTAAAAATCTCAATGCAGTGTCTTGTGGAGGATGAATGGACGTGGTCAGTGAGATGCCTGCTTGGTTTTGGGCTCTTTCAGAGACATCTGAGGTCCTTTGCACAGACTCCTCAGATCTGGAAACAGTGTGTCTTGCCATGCTGTCTTCTGGAAAGATCTCCTGTGGATGTCGTGCTTTGAGCAGCACAGGTGTGATCTGCAGCTCGTTTCTGAAAGCCCCACAAGCTGGAAAAGGTTTTGATGAAGTGCTGGAGTTGATGGTGATCAGTGTGAGACTGGCCTCTCCAAGTGGGCTAAACCTGGAGTTTTAAATTATACTGTAGCTGACAGaacttctgattttatatttatttagtctgAGTTATAGAACTTTGTAATCTAAGTTTATTTTTTGTAAACTAATAATTCATTTGGTGCTGGTCTATTGATTTTGGGGGTAAACAACATATTCTTCAGAAGGGGACCTACTTCTTCATGGGAAGAATTCCTTTTATTCTCAAACTACAGAACAGTGTGCTCAGCAGTGCTGATCGTTCTCCGTGAAGAAAGCAGTCACTGCGTTTATTTCTGCAGGTCTCTGTTCAGAGAGGCCTCTTGTCTAGATTTTTGCCAACTGGGCTACTGCATGTCTTAGCGTCAGGCTTTAGGAAAGTGCCATGCTTTGCACTAAAGACAGCAGAGCTCTCGGTGTTACTTAGACAAGGGTACAAGCAAGTTGGGACCTCTCAGAGTATGGGAAcatggttttaaaagaaaacgACCATTTCTCTAAGTCAACTTTCTTTAGAGACATTTTAACTTATTTAGCtgaattctagattttttttggtAAACTATCAAAGCTGTATATGTTGTAATAAAGTGTCTTATGCTAGGAGTTTATTGaaagtgttttaagaaataaaagaactcaaCTTTACACTGATAAAATACTCTAGCTGGGCCAGAGAAGACAGTGCTCTGTGGCATTGTCCAGGAAACTCTGGCTTGCTTGCCACGCCTAATGAAGGGAAAGTCAGCTTGCAGAGCCAATGATGGAGCCACATGAATGGCCCTGGAGCTGTGTGCCTTGTTCCTGTGGCCAGGAGCTTGGTGACTGAATAATTTACAGGCTCCTTTGATGGACCCAGAAAAGCTCTTAACTTCCTCAGGGGGTCAGCAGAGTTGTtgaatctcaatttttttttttttaatgtactggTTTTgtataaagaataataaagagcTCCTTATTTTGTATTCTATCTAATGCTTCAAGTTCAGTCTTGGGAAATGACATCTTGTGGACTCTGAAAGACATTCCAAGTGTGCAGCGGCATCACGGGAGCCTCTTAGTGATTGTATGTCAGTATTACTGTGGAAGATGGACTTTGCTGTTGTTTGTGAAGTTTCACATTGCTTCTCTTGTAACTTTTTAGCCAGTAACGTTTTATTTACCTGAGCTTTTCATGGAAGTGGCGGTGAACAGTACGGAATGTTCATGCTGGTGACTGTAACCAATGTCATCTTGCTAAATCCGTGTTTTGTACAATTACTAAATTGTATACATTTTGTTATAGGATACTTTTTCCAGTTGAGTAAATTATGAAAGGAAGTTAACATTGACAAGTGTAAgcagtcaattttttaaaattgaggacTAACCATAATCCCAAGGCCCAGAAATGAGCCGTCTGACGGAATGGTAGCCTGTCCTCTGCTGGGCCAGCCAGTTATCTCTCTCCATTACACTTTAACTTGGCAGCATTAATGCTGGCCAGTGTATGTGTTCCATTGATCTTCCTTACACTTAGAGGGTTGGTAGTTTTCAGATCCACAGTTATCTTTGGTATCAGCTGGGGAGAGTTGAGAGGAAGGGGCAATAAAGATCAAATAGCCCAAACACAGCAGCCCTTTCAAGTGTGGGTTTCAGCTAACCAGGGAGAGGGGTTGTCGTCTTCAGCACTGACTTGCATTCATTTGCAGTTACTGACTCCACTTCTCTGACTGATAGAGGTGCAGAGGCATGTGTGAGCCATTAAGAAAGCCCAGATTCTGAAATGGCCAGTGATCTCCGAGAGACTGGGTCACGACTTTGCCGGAAGTTATGACAAGATGGTGCAAGACTGGCCGCTTTGTCTTCACCGGTGTGAGGAAGCTGGATACAGGAACTACATGTTGGGCACACCTCAAGTAGTTATGCTGGGACTGCAGTGCCCTGCTATGGGTCTTTTACATCCCTGATTGGGGTAGAGCCAATTGTCGGCTCTGACAGCCTTGCAGCACTAGCTGTGTTCAGTAGAAGCTTCTGGTATTTTGGAGAGGCAATAAAATCAGTTGTGTTTATTTTGAAGCACAAAGTTAGAAAATGCTCCTGGAGAGACTAAATGCAGGCAAACACAGAACCAACCCTGGAGTGGCCAGCAGATGGTTAGTAGACATTTGGATTAAGTGCGCTCTCCCCTTGGGCTTCTGAACAACACTGACTGTATTCACATGTCGTCTTAGTTAAGgtctctagtgctgtgataacactaagagaaaagggtttattctggcttgtAGCTCTCAGGTTAGTCTGTCAAAGGAAACCGAGGCAGGAGCTTGGAGTTAAGGAACTGAAGTAGAGGGCCATGGAGGACCGTTGCTTActgtctttctcagcctgtttttcTTAGAGCACC contains:
- the Hmgcr gene encoding 3-hydroxy-3-methylglutaryl-Coenzyme A reductase isoform X1 — translated: MMGSKDRVATMLSRLFRMHGLFVASHPWEVIVGTVTLTICMMSMNMFTGNNKICGWNYECPKFEEDVLSSDIIILTITRCIAILYIYFQFQNLRQLGSKYILGIAGLFTIFSSFVFSTVVIHFLDKELTGLNEALPFFLLLIDLSRASALAKFALSSNSQDEVRENIARGMAILGPTFTLDALVECLVIGVGTMSGVRQLEIMCCFGCMSVLANYFVFMTFFPACVSLVLELSRESREGRPIWQLSHFARVLEEEENKPNPVTQRVKMIMSLGLVLVHAHSRWIADPSPQNSTAEHSKVSLGLDEDVSKRIEPSVSLWQFYLSKMISMDIEQVITLSLALLLAVKYIFFEQAETESTLSLKNPITSPVVNPKRAQDNCCRREPLLVRKNQKLACVEEEPGANQDRKVEVIKPLVVETESASRATFVLGASVARPPVAPGTQEPEIDLPSEPRPTEECLQILESAEKGAKFLSDAEIIQLVNAKHIPAYKLETLMETHERGVSIRRQLLSTKLPEPSSLQYLPYRDYNYSLVMGACCENVIGYMPIPVGVAGPLCLDGKEYQVPMATTEGCLVASTNRGCRAIGLGGGASSRVLADGMTRGPVVRLPRACDSAEVKAWLETPEGFAVVKEAFDSTSRFARLEKLHVSMAGRNLYIRFQSKTGDAMGMNMISKGTEKALLKLQEFFPEMQILAVSGNYCTDKKPAAINWIEGRGKTVVCEAVIPAKVVREVLKTTTEAMIDVNVNKNLVGSAMAGSIGGYNAHAANIVTAIYIACGQDAAQNVGSSNCITLMEASGPTNEDLYISCTMPSIEIGTVGGGTNLLPQQACLQMLGVQGACKDNPGENARQLARIVCGTVMAGELSLMAALAAGHLVRSHMVHNRSKINLQDLQGTCTKKAA
- the Hmgcr gene encoding 3-hydroxy-3-methylglutaryl-Coenzyme A reductase isoform X2, whose translation is MLSRLFRMHGLFVASHPWEVIVGTVTLTICMMSMNMFTGNNKICGWNYECPKFEEDVLSSDIIILTITRCIAILYIYFQFQNLRQLGSKYILGIAGLFTIFSSFVFSTVVIHFLDKELTGLNEALPFFLLLIDLSRASALAKFALSSNSQDEVRENIARGMAILGPTFTLDALVECLVIGVGTMSGVRQLEIMCCFGCMSVLANYFVFMTFFPACVSLVLELSRESREGRPIWQLSHFARVLEEEENKPNPVTQRVKMIMSLGLVLVHAHSRWIADPSPQNSTAEHSKVSLGLDEDVSKRIEPSVSLWQFYLSKMISMDIEQVITLSLALLLAVKYIFFEQAETESTLSLKNPITSPVVNPKRAQDNCCRREPLLVRKNQKLACVEEEPGANQDRKVEVIKPLVVETESASRATFVLGASVARPPVAPGTQEPEIDLPSEPRPTEECLQILESAEKGAKFLSDAEIIQLVNAKHIPAYKLETLMETHERGVSIRRQLLSTKLPEPSSLQYLPYRDYNYSLVMGACCENVIGYMPIPVGVAGPLCLDGKEYQVPMATTEGCLVASTNRGCRAIGLGGGASSRVLADGMTRGPVVRLPRACDSAEVKAWLETPEGFAVVKEAFDSTSRFARLEKLHVSMAGRNLYIRFQSKTGDAMGMNMISKGTEKALLKLQEFFPEMQILAVSGNYCTDKKPAAINWIEGRGKTVVCEAVIPAKVVREVLKTTTEAMIDVNVNKNLVGSAMAGSIGGYNAHAANIVTAIYIACGQDAAQNVGSSNCITLMEASGPTNEDLYISCTMPSIEIGTVGGGTNLLPQQACLQMLGVQGACKDNPGENARQLARIVCGTVMAGELSLMAALAAGHLVRSHMVHNRSKINLQDLQGTCTKKAA